Proteins from a single region of Parasedimentitalea psychrophila:
- a CDS encoding MarR family winged helix-turn-helix transcriptional regulator: MSDTISLSRRRLRTWIRLLRLTRRSESHLREFLRVEYNTTLPRFDVMAALHRNQTPIKMSDLSRMLLVSNGNATAIIGRLEQDGWVTRTPVKTDRRVIEVQLTDQGRAQFEILAAAHEAEVDKLFSGFDHDDLDTLRDMLKQAKGDDDDDSDD; this comes from the coding sequence ATGAGCGATACAATCTCACTATCGCGGCGGCGGTTGCGCACCTGGATCAGATTACTACGCCTCACCCGCAGATCAGAAAGCCATCTGCGCGAATTTCTACGAGTGGAATACAATACGACATTGCCCCGATTTGATGTGATGGCAGCATTGCACCGAAATCAAACCCCGATAAAGATGAGCGACCTTAGTCGTATGTTGTTGGTTTCCAACGGAAATGCTACCGCAATCATTGGCCGACTTGAGCAGGACGGATGGGTGACGCGAACACCTGTAAAAACCGACCGGCGTGTCATCGAGGTGCAATTGACGGATCAGGGCCGCGCCCAGTTTGAAATACTAGCCGCCGCGCATGAAGCCGAAGTCGACAAATTGTTTTCGGGTTTCGACCACGACGACCTGGATACCCTACGTGACATGCTGAAGCAGGCCAAAGGAGATGATGATGATGACTCGGATGACTGA
- a CDS encoding AMP-binding protein gives MLGPTGHVDRFSRDGLPPVEQQPDFLLDGFDYPEYLNVGYELTDAMVAKGFGDNTALIGNGRRRTYKELADWSNRLAHVLVDDMGVQPGNRVLIRSANNPAMVACWLAATKVGAVVVNTMSMLRAGEIGQIVDKAEITHALCDTRLMDDLVKCQKTSKYLKHILGFDGTMNHSAELDHLALEKPVQFEPAKTGRDDVALLGFTSGTTGKPKATMHFHRDLLIIADGYAKEVLNVQPTDVFVGSPPLSFTFGLGGLAIFPLRFGAAATLLENASPPSLIEIIQQYKATICFTAPTAYRVMLAAMEKGADLSSLRAAVSAGETLPAPIYHDWIRKTGKPMLDGIGATELLHIFVSNRFEDHRPGCTGKTVGNYEARIVDSDMQDVPQGETGRLAVRGPTGCRYLNDDRQSNYVCEGWNITGDSFTMDEDGYLHFAARNDDMIISSGYNIAGPEVESALLGHPAVSECAVVGIPDEDRGMLVEAHVVLKPGTNPTDETRKLLQDYVKETIAPYKYPRSIKFRETLPKTPTGKIQRFLLREINA, from the coding sequence ATGTTGGGACCAACCGGACATGTAGACAGGTTTTCAAGAGATGGGTTGCCACCGGTTGAACAACAGCCGGATTTTCTGCTCGACGGGTTTGACTACCCTGAGTACCTCAACGTTGGCTATGAACTGACCGATGCAATGGTTGCCAAGGGGTTCGGTGACAACACCGCCCTGATTGGCAATGGTCGTCGGCGAACATACAAAGAGTTGGCGGATTGGAGCAATCGACTGGCGCATGTCCTGGTCGACGACATGGGGGTGCAACCGGGCAACAGGGTTCTCATTCGGTCGGCCAATAACCCGGCAATGGTCGCTTGCTGGTTGGCGGCAACCAAAGTTGGGGCAGTTGTCGTCAATACTATGTCGATGCTGCGCGCCGGTGAAATTGGGCAGATTGTCGACAAGGCCGAAATCACCCACGCCCTGTGCGACACGCGGCTGATGGATGACCTGGTTAAGTGTCAGAAAACGAGCAAATATCTCAAGCATATTTTGGGCTTTGATGGCACGATGAACCATTCGGCCGAACTGGACCACTTGGCGCTAGAGAAACCTGTTCAATTCGAGCCTGCCAAAACCGGTCGTGATGACGTTGCCCTTTTGGGCTTCACGTCGGGAACAACGGGTAAACCCAAGGCCACAATGCACTTTCACCGCGATCTGCTCATCATTGCTGATGGCTATGCCAAGGAAGTTCTGAATGTTCAGCCGACGGATGTCTTCGTCGGCTCCCCACCGCTTTCGTTTACCTTTGGGCTTGGTGGCCTGGCCATTTTCCCGCTGCGGTTTGGGGCTGCTGCAACACTGCTGGAAAATGCGTCACCACCGTCATTGATTGAAATCATCCAGCAGTACAAAGCCACGATTTGCTTTACCGCGCCAACGGCATACCGGGTCATGCTTGCAGCGATGGAAAAAGGCGCCGATCTCTCGTCTCTGCGCGCGGCAGTTTCAGCCGGGGAAACCCTTCCTGCGCCAATCTATCACGACTGGATCAGGAAGACGGGGAAGCCCATGTTGGACGGCATTGGCGCGACTGAGTTGCTGCATATCTTTGTCTCTAATCGGTTTGAAGATCACAGGCCGGGCTGCACCGGGAAAACCGTGGGCAACTATGAAGCAAGGATCGTGGATTCCGATATGCAGGACGTGCCGCAGGGCGAGACCGGGCGTCTGGCTGTTCGGGGGCCAACCGGGTGCCGGTATTTGAATGACGACCGGCAATCCAACTATGTCTGCGAGGGTTGGAACATCACCGGCGACAGTTTCACCATGGACGAAGATGGCTATCTGCATTTTGCGGCCAGAAATGACGATATGATCATTTCGTCTGGCTACAATATTGCCGGACCTGAGGTTGAGTCTGCGCTTCTAGGGCATCCGGCAGTGTCGGAATGTGCGGTTGTGGGCATTCCTGACGAAGATCGCGGCATGCTGGTTGAGGCGCATGTCGTTTTGAAGCCGGGAACCAATCCAACAGATGAAACCCGCAAGCTGCTGCAGGATTATGTCAAGGAAACCATCGCGCCATACAAATATCCCAGATCAATCAAGTTTCGCGAAACGCTGCCCAAAACGCCAACCGGCAAAATCCAACGTTTTTTGCTGCGTGAAATAAACGCCTAG
- the eno gene encoding phosphopyruvate hydratase: MADTTIASIKARQVWDSRGRPTVEAEVTLASGRSGRSIAPAGASRGKREAIDLRDGGTRLGGLGVNKAIDAVNRLVGPALTGMDAADQRAIDTALIALDGTAQKSTLGGNACVAVSGAVAWAASAELNMPLWQHLQQSFNVSAAGIPAPMIQIFGGGAHAGNRVDVQDFLVICNGATSFAEAAEWTAEIYIAAHAIMKKRGQIAGVCDEGGLWPDFDNNEVALGLTTQAISDAGLRPGTDVSLALDVAASEFWRDGRYHLALENRSLSTGEFIAELERWSNDYPIVSLEDPLGEDDTEGFVAITELLGDRMQIIGDDYLTTSAAQVEKAGHDKACNSVLLKSNQCGTISEVFDASQAARSFGWNTVMSGRSGETEDVTLSHLAVGFGADQIKVGSMTRSERTCKWNEVIRIEERNRSLDYWTFLTP, encoded by the coding sequence ATGGCCGATACGACCATTGCCTCGATAAAAGCCCGCCAGGTCTGGGATTCCCGTGGCCGACCAACAGTAGAGGCCGAAGTGACCCTTGCCTCTGGGCGCAGCGGGCGCTCCATCGCACCGGCCGGCGCGTCGCGCGGAAAACGCGAGGCGATAGATCTTCGGGACGGTGGCACTCGGCTGGGCGGGCTTGGGGTCAATAAGGCCATTGATGCTGTTAACCGCCTCGTCGGCCCGGCGCTTACCGGTATGGATGCGGCAGATCAGCGGGCGATTGATACGGCTTTGATCGCATTGGACGGAACTGCACAAAAATCGACGCTGGGCGGAAACGCCTGTGTCGCAGTGTCAGGTGCAGTGGCCTGGGCAGCATCTGCGGAACTGAACATGCCGTTGTGGCAGCACCTGCAGCAGAGCTTCAATGTGTCTGCAGCCGGAATTCCGGCCCCGATGATCCAGATTTTTGGTGGCGGCGCCCATGCCGGCAACCGTGTCGATGTGCAGGATTTTCTGGTGATCTGCAATGGCGCGACCAGTTTTGCCGAAGCTGCGGAATGGACCGCCGAAATCTATATCGCCGCCCATGCCATTATGAAGAAACGCGGTCAGATTGCCGGCGTCTGCGATGAGGGCGGGCTTTGGCCTGATTTTGACAATAACGAGGTGGCGCTTGGCCTGACCACTCAGGCGATTTCTGATGCAGGTTTGCGCCCTGGCACCGATGTGTCCCTCGCACTGGATGTCGCCGCCAGTGAATTTTGGCGCGACGGACGTTATCATCTGGCGCTGGAGAACCGCAGCCTGAGCACCGGTGAGTTCATTGCCGAGCTTGAGCGTTGGAGCAATGACTATCCGATTGTGTCGCTTGAAGACCCATTGGGAGAAGATGACACTGAAGGGTTTGTCGCCATTACCGAACTGTTGGGGGACCGGATGCAGATCATCGGCGACGACTATCTGACCACCAGCGCTGCACAGGTTGAAAAAGCCGGCCACGACAAAGCCTGCAATTCCGTGCTTCTTAAATCCAACCAATGTGGCACTATCAGCGAAGTGTTCGATGCATCGCAGGCGGCGCGGTCCTTTGGCTGGAACACTGTCATGTCCGGCCGTTCAGGCGAGACGGAGGACGTGACCCTCAGCCATCTTGCGGTTGGTTTTGGCGCTGATCAGATCAAGGTTGGCTCCATGACCCGCAGTGAGCGGACCTGCAAATGGAATGAGGTCATCCGTATCGAGGAGCGCAACAGATCTCTTGACTATTGGACGTTTCTCACGCCGTGA
- a CDS encoding bifunctional salicylyl-CoA 5-hydroxylase/oxidoreductase — protein MKVMCLGGGPAGLYFAISMKLRDPSTEVTVLERNKANDTFGWGVVLSDDALDQMQENDPKSTAEIRNSFAYWDDIAVEHNGDRTVSGGHGFAGIGRKKLLIILQARARELGVNMQFETIFKSAEEYRKDYDIVVATDGINSLVRKEYEDVYKPDIDTRLCKFIWLGTHQKFDAFTFIFEKTEFGWMWAHVYQFDDNTATFIVECLQPTWDGFGFAVMSKEETVAACQAVFAKYLDGNDLICNANHLRGSAVWMNFPRVICEKWYNENVVLMGDAAATGHFSIGSGSRLAFDSAIALANYVHSEPTLEQAFQRYQEERRLEVLRLQSAARNSLEWFEEVERYLDQDPVQFNYNLLTRSQRISHENLRLRDPAWVEKAERWFQTKAGVPADAPVRAPMFAPFKLGNMELANRIVVSPMAQYKAVDGCPTDWHFVHYSERAKGGAALVYTEMTCVSPEGRITPGCPGLYAPEHQAAWSRLNAFVHSETAAKTCCQIGHSGRKGSTQVGWQEMDAPLDEGNWDLVSASPIPWSDGNATPREINRAEMDAVRDQFVAATQMADLAGFDMVELHAAHGYLISSFISPLSNSRSDEFGGSLQNRMRYPVEVLTAMRAAWPADKPLSVRISANDWVEENGVTPEDAVEIARLFRAAGADIIDVSAGQTSSEGRPVYGRMFQTPFSNRIRNELGMPTMAVGNIFETDHVNSILIAGRADLVCLGRPHLADPYWTLHAGTSLGDGAVSWPDPYLPGRDQAYRLQEKAQEAIRV, from the coding sequence ATGAAGGTAATGTGTCTCGGCGGCGGGCCCGCAGGTTTGTATTTTGCGATCAGCATGAAGTTGCGCGATCCAAGCACCGAAGTTACGGTTCTTGAGCGAAACAAAGCCAATGACACCTTTGGATGGGGGGTGGTTCTTTCAGATGATGCCCTTGATCAAATGCAGGAAAATGACCCCAAGAGCACGGCAGAGATCCGCAATAGCTTTGCCTATTGGGATGATATCGCGGTTGAGCACAATGGCGATCGGACGGTTTCGGGGGGGCATGGATTTGCCGGGATCGGCCGCAAGAAATTGCTTATCATCCTGCAGGCGCGGGCCCGTGAACTGGGGGTAAATATGCAGTTTGAGACGATCTTCAAAAGCGCCGAAGAGTACCGCAAGGACTATGATATTGTCGTAGCGACTGACGGCATCAACTCATTGGTGCGCAAAGAATACGAAGATGTTTACAAGCCCGATATCGACACCCGCCTGTGCAAGTTCATCTGGCTCGGCACCCATCAGAAATTTGACGCCTTTACATTTATTTTCGAGAAAACCGAGTTTGGCTGGATGTGGGCGCATGTCTATCAGTTCGATGACAATACAGCGACCTTCATTGTGGAATGCCTGCAGCCAACCTGGGATGGATTTGGCTTTGCCGTTATGTCCAAAGAAGAAACCGTGGCGGCCTGTCAGGCGGTTTTTGCGAAATACCTCGATGGCAACGATCTGATATGCAATGCCAACCATTTGCGTGGATCGGCTGTCTGGATGAATTTCCCAAGGGTCATTTGCGAAAAATGGTACAATGAAAACGTTGTGCTGATGGGCGATGCGGCGGCGACCGGACATTTCTCAATCGGATCTGGGTCCCGTCTTGCTTTCGATAGCGCCATTGCCCTAGCCAACTACGTGCACTCAGAACCAACGCTTGAACAGGCGTTTCAGCGCTATCAGGAGGAGCGGCGGTTAGAGGTCTTGCGGTTGCAATCCGCCGCGCGCAACTCTCTGGAATGGTTTGAAGAGGTGGAACGCTATCTGGATCAGGACCCCGTCCAGTTCAATTACAACCTCTTGACCCGATCCCAACGTATCAGCCATGAAAACCTGCGTTTGCGTGATCCAGCCTGGGTTGAAAAGGCAGAGCGCTGGTTCCAGACCAAGGCAGGTGTACCTGCGGATGCGCCGGTCAGGGCGCCGATGTTCGCGCCGTTTAAACTGGGAAATATGGAGCTGGCCAACCGTATCGTGGTGTCACCTATGGCGCAGTATAAGGCGGTGGATGGATGCCCCACCGATTGGCATTTCGTTCACTATAGTGAGCGCGCCAAAGGCGGCGCTGCTTTGGTCTATACCGAAATGACCTGTGTCAGTCCCGAGGGGCGCATCACCCCCGGCTGCCCCGGGTTATATGCGCCAGAGCATCAGGCCGCATGGTCGCGTTTGAATGCTTTTGTCCATTCCGAAACCGCTGCCAAAACCTGCTGCCAGATTGGCCATTCGGGACGCAAAGGCTCGACTCAGGTAGGCTGGCAGGAAATGGATGCGCCTCTCGATGAGGGCAACTGGGATCTTGTTTCGGCCTCGCCAATCCCCTGGTCTGATGGCAACGCCACACCTCGGGAAATCAACCGTGCGGAAATGGATGCGGTGCGGGATCAATTTGTCGCCGCGACCCAAATGGCGGACCTGGCTGGGTTTGACATGGTGGAATTGCATGCGGCGCACGGCTATCTGATTTCCTCGTTCATCTCGCCTTTGTCTAATAGCCGGTCTGATGAATTTGGCGGCAGTCTGCAAAACCGCATGCGCTATCCGGTGGAGGTTCTGACCGCCATGCGGGCGGCTTGGCCTGCTGATAAACCGCTCTCTGTTCGGATCTCGGCCAATGATTGGGTTGAAGAAAATGGTGTGACACCAGAGGATGCGGTAGAGATTGCTAGGCTGTTCCGTGCGGCTGGTGCAGACATCATCGATGTCTCTGCGGGTCAGACCAGTTCTGAGGGCCGTCCGGTCTATGGCCGGATGTTTCAGACTCCGTTTTCGAACCGTATTCGCAACGAGTTGGGCATGCCGACGATGGCGGTGGGCAATATCTTTGAAACCGATCACGTGAACTCAATTCTGATCGCGGGACGGGCCGATCTTGTTTGTCTGGGGCGGCCGCATCTCGCCGATCCCTATTGGACCTTGCATGCCGGGACCTCGCTTGGCGATGGCGCCGTCAGCTGGCCGGATCCTTACCTTCCCGGGCGCGATCAGGCCTATCGCCTGCAAGAAAAGGCGCAGGAGGCAATCCGGGTATGA
- a CDS encoding acyl-CoA dehydrogenase family protein, with protein MADKTFLNWPFFEPRHKVLAESLDLWAAGTVAAVDHSDTDSACRILVKAMGDAGWLQSSAAGAGETFDVRALCLTRETLARHDGLADFAFAMQGLGTGALSLFGTPAQQEDWLPLTRTGKAIAAFALTEPQSGSDVANSTMTATRDGDSYVLNGEKTWISNGGIADVYTVFARTGDAPGARGLSAFVIPADVPGFEVVERLETIAPHPLARLRFADCRIPASALIGAQGQGFKIAMSVLDVFRSTVAAAALGFARRALDEALKRVSTREIQGATLFDLQMVQGHIADMATDVDAAALLVYRAAWAKDTGAPRITREAAMAKLFSTDQAQIVIDQAVQLFGGDGVKSGEVVEKLYREIRALRIYEGASDVQKVIIARQTMAAFQGD; from the coding sequence ATGGCCGATAAGACCTTTCTGAACTGGCCATTTTTTGAACCTCGCCACAAGGTATTGGCGGAGTCGCTTGACCTCTGGGCGGCGGGCACCGTGGCGGCGGTTGATCACAGTGACACCGACAGCGCGTGCCGCATATTGGTCAAAGCAATGGGCGACGCTGGCTGGCTGCAAAGCTCCGCGGCCGGCGCGGGTGAGACCTTTGATGTCCGCGCCCTGTGTCTGACCCGTGAAACGCTGGCGCGCCATGATGGTCTGGCAGATTTCGCCTTTGCGATGCAGGGTCTTGGGACCGGGGCATTGTCGCTGTTCGGGACACCGGCGCAGCAGGAGGACTGGCTGCCTTTGACAAGGACAGGCAAGGCCATCGCCGCCTTTGCGCTGACCGAACCGCAGTCTGGCTCAGATGTTGCCAACTCTACCATGACAGCAACACGTGACGGTGACAGCTATGTGTTGAATGGTGAAAAGACCTGGATTTCGAACGGTGGAATTGCCGACGTCTATACCGTTTTTGCCCGCACCGGGGATGCACCGGGGGCGCGCGGTCTTTCGGCCTTTGTCATACCGGCGGATGTGCCCGGTTTTGAGGTTGTTGAACGGCTTGAAACCATTGCGCCCCACCCACTGGCGCGGCTTCGGTTTGCCGATTGCCGGATACCCGCGTCGGCCTTGATTGGCGCGCAGGGGCAGGGGTTCAAAATTGCAATGTCGGTTTTGGACGTGTTCCGTTCAACCGTGGCCGCAGCGGCCCTTGGGTTTGCCCGCCGTGCGCTGGACGAAGCACTGAAGCGGGTGAGTACGCGTGAAATTCAAGGCGCTACGCTGTTTGATTTGCAAATGGTGCAGGGTCACATTGCCGATATGGCGACGGACGTAGATGCCGCTGCATTGCTGGTATACCGGGCGGCATGGGCCAAAGATACCGGCGCGCCACGGATTACCCGTGAGGCCGCGATGGCCAAGCTATTTTCGACCGATCAGGCCCAAATTGTCATTGATCAGGCTGTGCAGCTGTTTGGCGGTGATGGCGTGAAATCGGGTGAGGTGGTTGAAAAATTATATCGAGAGATCCGCGCCTTACGAATCTACGAAGGTGCTTCTGATGTTCAGAAAGTAATCATTGCGCGCCAGACAATGGCTGCATTCCAGGGAGATTGA
- a CDS encoding SDR family NAD(P)-dependent oxidoreductase: MTLTGKRVLITGGGTGLGADMAAHFAAVGAEVVISGRRQDRLDAVASETANTRAIRADVTSEDDVQALFAAAGPVDIVIANAGASTSAPFGRTSLADWNAMLAINLTGVFLTLREGLNQMQGWGRLISVASTAGLKGYAYVAPYAAAKHGVVGLTRSLAMETAKRDITVNALCPGFLETEMTERTIQNIVEKTGKARPDAIAALASHNPQKRLVQPHEVSNAALWLCGKGSEGINGQAISIAGGEI; encoded by the coding sequence ATGACACTTACTGGCAAACGGGTGCTGATTACCGGCGGAGGGACCGGGCTTGGCGCCGACATGGCCGCCCATTTTGCGGCTGTCGGCGCTGAGGTGGTGATCTCTGGACGCAGGCAGGACAGGCTTGACGCTGTGGCCAGTGAAACAGCAAATACCCGCGCCATACGGGCTGATGTCACCAGCGAAGACGATGTGCAGGCGCTGTTTGCAGCGGCGGGCCCGGTGGACATTGTCATTGCCAATGCCGGTGCCTCGACCAGTGCGCCGTTTGGGCGGACATCGCTGGCGGACTGGAACGCGATGTTGGCGATCAATCTGACCGGGGTGTTTTTGACGCTGCGTGAAGGGCTAAACCAGATGCAGGGCTGGGGACGGCTGATATCGGTGGCCTCTACGGCGGGGCTCAAGGGATATGCATATGTGGCCCCCTATGCGGCAGCCAAACATGGTGTTGTCGGATTGACCCGCTCACTGGCCATGGAAACCGCCAAACGGGACATCACGGTCAATGCGCTGTGCCCCGGATTTCTGGAAACGGAAATGACCGAAAGAACGATCCAGAACATTGTCGAAAAAACCGGCAAAGCCCGCCCTGATGCAATTGCGGCACTGGCGTCACACAACCCGCAAAAAAGGCTGGTGCAGCCGCATGAGGTCTCAAACGCCGCCCTCTGGCTGTGCGGCAAAGGATCCGAGGGTATCAATGGTCAGGCCATTTCCATTGCCGGAGGTGAGATATGA
- a CDS encoding LacI family DNA-binding transcriptional regulator — MARSRDKPFAKATETVRIEDVAKLAGVAPITVSRALQNPGKVRESTRLKVAEAVKKTGYVANPFASNLRSGSSNIISFFVSDLRNPHFSNAMQGSADALEGSAYKLMMSQIGYSEEVEAEALNSVLPMRPAALVFTGLVQSTATRARLRDQNIPVMEMWDFTPDPIDMLVGFSNYEGGRMMGQHFGKCGYKHIAYVGRSQGRGAQRLQGFQEALLNTGASVERIFPMEGGRSLADGKKALGDLLEQFPDVDAVFFGTDTLAVGAIFECRTRGINLPEDLAIAGFGDLEVSGQLSTPLTTIHVASYEMGYEAGKILRNRLEGRDGEVTNATKLFPVTLMARITA; from the coding sequence GTGGCACGTTCAAGAGATAAACCTTTCGCAAAAGCGACGGAAACCGTCCGGATCGAAGATGTTGCCAAATTGGCTGGCGTGGCACCAATTACCGTGTCACGCGCCTTGCAAAATCCTGGAAAGGTGCGGGAATCCACCCGCCTGAAAGTGGCGGAAGCCGTCAAGAAAACCGGTTATGTTGCCAATCCTTTTGCCAGCAACCTGCGTTCGGGCAGCTCAAATATCATATCCTTCTTTGTGTCAGATCTGCGCAACCCGCATTTTTCCAACGCCATGCAGGGGTCAGCCGACGCCCTAGAGGGCAGCGCCTATAAACTCATGATGTCGCAGATCGGCTACTCCGAGGAGGTCGAAGCCGAAGCCCTGAATTCCGTATTGCCCATGCGCCCGGCCGCGCTGGTTTTTACCGGTCTTGTGCAATCGACAGCCACCCGCGCGCGGCTTCGCGATCAGAATATTCCGGTTATGGAGATGTGGGATTTCACCCCTGACCCGATTGATATGCTGGTCGGTTTTTCCAACTATGAAGGTGGCCGGATGATGGGGCAGCATTTTGGAAAATGCGGCTATAAGCACATCGCCTATGTCGGACGGTCACAGGGGCGCGGTGCCCAGCGACTACAGGGGTTTCAGGAGGCCCTGCTGAACACCGGAGCCTCGGTTGAGCGTATCTTTCCAATGGAAGGGGGACGCAGTCTGGCCGACGGTAAAAAAGCGCTTGGCGATCTGTTGGAGCAATTCCCCGATGTGGATGCGGTGTTTTTTGGCACTGACACCCTGGCGGTCGGCGCGATCTTTGAATGCCGAACCCGTGGCATAAACCTTCCCGAGGATCTCGCCATTGCAGGATTTGGCGACCTTGAAGTGTCCGGGCAATTGTCCACACCACTGACAACAATCCATGTTGCCAGCTATGAAATGGGCTATGAGGCGGGTAAAATCCTGCGCAACCGTTTGGAAGGCCGCGATGGAGAAGTGACCAATGCCACAAAACTGTTCCCGGTCACCTTGATGGCACGTATAACGGCATGA
- a CDS encoding transposase — MRYQQGKNDSLDAEGAARSVLSGQAIAAPKTQFGSVEMIRHLKIARDTAVKSRSVALVTLKALIINAPAELRDSLDQLKGKIALIRHIAAFRPGPITSTTASAKAAMRSLARRWLMLNDEVAEHDKELKTLVEAKAPSLMASHGIATLTIAEMLILVGDNPSRIRSEAALAKLCGVCQFPVSSGKTHRFRLNRGGKRQANAALYRVAIVRMRNHEPTLAYVRERTKDGKSKSEIIRCLKRYIVREIFTHLCRPETQEKPC; from the coding sequence TTGCGTTATCAGCAAGGAAAGAATGACAGTCTTGACGCTGAGGGCGCTGCCCGGTCTGTTCTCAGCGGGCAGGCAATTGCTGCACCCAAAACCCAATTCGGTTCTGTGGAGATGATCCGCCACTTGAAGATCGCCCGTGATACAGCCGTAAAAAGTCGTTCTGTGGCGTTGGTTACACTCAAAGCACTGATTATAAATGCGCCTGCCGAACTGCGCGATAGCCTTGATCAGTTAAAAGGCAAAATTGCGCTGATCCGACATATTGCGGCGTTCAGACCAGGGCCGATCACATCTACAACCGCGTCAGCCAAAGCTGCCATGCGCTCGTTGGCACGCCGATGGTTGATGTTGAATGACGAAGTCGCAGAACACGACAAGGAACTCAAAACCTTGGTAGAAGCAAAGGCACCCAGCTTGATGGCCTCTCACGGGATCGCAACACTTACAATCGCGGAAATGCTGATATTGGTTGGCGACAATCCAAGCCGCATTCGATCCGAAGCAGCGCTGGCAAAATTGTGTGGTGTTTGTCAGTTCCCAGTTTCGAGCGGGAAAACACACAGGTTCAGGCTCAATCGTGGTGGAAAGCGACAAGCCAACGCAGCTCTATATCGGGTCGCAATTGTCAGGATGAGAAACCATGAACCAACACTCGCATATGTTAGAGAGCGCACCAAAGACGGTAAAAGCAAAAGTGAGATCATTCGCTGTCTCAAACGCTATATCGTCCGCGAAATCTTCACACATCTTTGCAGGCCAGAAACACAGGAAAAGCCATGTTGA
- a CDS encoding IS110 family transposase, which translates to MSIIETSLRATDIIIGVDTHKSIHVAVAINEQGTRLAAISVPTNSKGYMELDNWSRSLGSVQAFGIEGTGPYGAGLSRYLMSLGLNIVAVTRPNYYPTVVCPCKS; encoded by the coding sequence ATGTCCATTATTGAAACAAGCCTTAGGGCCACCGATATTATCATTGGTGTCGATACACACAAGTCCATCCATGTCGCCGTGGCGATCAATGAACAGGGTACTCGCCTCGCTGCTATCTCTGTTCCCACCAATTCCAAAGGGTACATGGAATTAGATAACTGGTCCCGGTCACTGGGTTCGGTTCAGGCATTTGGGATCGAAGGAACCGGGCCTTACGGTGCTGGTCTTTCCCGTTATCTGATGTCTCTGGGCCTGAATATTGTTGCGGTAACACGACCCAACTATTACCCGACAGTGGTTTGCCCTTGCAAATCATGA
- a CDS encoding enoyl-CoA hydratase family protein: MTEFEPKHFEMQVKDQIAVIRLNRPDRKNPLTFESYAELRDTFRAMVYAEDVDVVVFGSNGGNFCSGGDVHEIIGPLVKMDMKELLAFTRMTGDLVKAMITCGKPIIAAVDGICVGAGAIVAMAADLRLATPEAKCAFLFTRVGLAGCDMGACAMLPRIIGQGRAAELLYTGRSFGAEEGHISGFWNAIHGADDLETAAIKMASRLAAGPTFAHGITKTQLNQEWNMGLEQAIESEAQAQAICMQTRDFERAYHAFVGKEKPEFEGN; the protein is encoded by the coding sequence ATGACTGAATTTGAACCCAAGCATTTTGAAATGCAGGTAAAGGATCAGATTGCGGTGATCCGCCTGAACCGGCCCGATCGCAAGAACCCGCTGACATTTGAAAGCTATGCCGAACTTCGCGATACGTTTCGGGCAATGGTTTATGCTGAAGATGTAGACGTGGTGGTATTTGGCTCTAACGGCGGCAATTTCTGTTCGGGCGGCGATGTGCACGAGATTATCGGCCCGCTTGTCAAAATGGATATGAAAGAGCTACTGGCCTTCACTAGGATGACCGGTGATTTGGTCAAGGCGATGATTACCTGTGGCAAGCCGATCATTGCGGCCGTGGATGGTATTTGTGTCGGTGCCGGTGCCATTGTCGCAATGGCTGCAGACCTGAGACTGGCCACGCCAGAGGCCAAATGTGCGTTCTTGTTTACCCGTGTCGGGCTGGCGGGCTGCGATATGGGGGCCTGTGCGATGTTGCCGCGCATTATTGGTCAGGGCCGGGCCGCTGAACTGCTTTACACCGGTCGCTCATTTGGGGCCGAGGAAGGTCATATCTCCGGTTTCTGGAACGCCATTCACGGCGCTGATGATCTGGAGACCGCCGCGATCAAGATGGCGTCTCGATTGGCTGCGGGACCTACATTCGCCCATGGTATCACCAAGACCCAGCTCAATCAGGAATGGAACATGGGGCTAGAGCAAGCGATTGAATCCGAGGCCCAGGCCCAGGCGATCTGCATGCAGACGAGGGACTTTGAGCGCGCCTATCATGCCTTTGTCGGAAAAGAAAAACCAGAATTTGAGGGCAACTGA